A portion of the Leptospira licerasiae serovar Varillal str. VAR 010 genome contains these proteins:
- a CDS encoding LA_2168 family protein, whose product MKRIFFLFVLLHAHIISADDVRDPSLEIYFQWILFRTQGRISEEKEHSKISALTSPAVFGFKIEKSTEKIRADIEWNLVTTSNSGTFFLPGKNSYIGILYKGFLWGAGRRSDPEEFPAWSSWKDGVEGLFAETELDRTRIRFDFLDLYRGFPLSENQWLKLQGREFFLPKQARDELITEKDSAYSSQSRYRAGISLTGNKEDRFIYKFRVRYLSLGDWGRFGSDTKESRSETTEGDKDYLVEWKIGLGFLWKFFYVSGDFFLSRGIDKTGYHPARLDRSIPISGEAFRFDLGFYNTFGQISVFGLLPDREKRSSQGEILEMGFVGMGSSPVSNPILQQVWGFYPSAWITDRGLEREDTDFPGKRPANLFGWKAEGKFFGVSPGVHFTYIGFLKEENSSSGLWTISFRNMHNKFLREAGVSIVWSALQDESARIELDIGGFESNETTGLKQWYMLFRIGGVWK is encoded by the coding sequence ATGAAAAGAATCTTCTTCTTATTCGTACTTTTGCACGCCCATATTATATCCGCTGATGATGTTCGTGATCCATCTTTGGAGATCTATTTTCAGTGGATCCTGTTTCGGACCCAAGGAAGGATCTCGGAAGAGAAGGAGCATTCCAAGATTTCGGCCTTAACTTCGCCCGCGGTATTCGGATTTAAAATTGAGAAGTCTACGGAAAAGATCCGAGCAGACATAGAATGGAATCTTGTTACTACTTCCAATTCCGGAACATTCTTCTTACCCGGTAAAAACTCATATATCGGAATTCTTTATAAAGGATTTTTATGGGGGGCAGGAAGAAGATCTGATCCGGAAGAATTTCCTGCTTGGTCTTCTTGGAAAGACGGAGTAGAAGGCCTGTTCGCAGAAACTGAATTGGATCGCACCAGAATACGATTCGACTTTTTGGATCTATACAGAGGATTTCCTTTATCAGAAAACCAATGGTTGAAACTACAGGGAAGGGAGTTTTTTCTTCCAAAACAGGCAAGAGACGAACTTATCACTGAAAAAGACTCAGCATACTCTTCACAATCCAGATACAGAGCCGGTATAAGCCTAACGGGAAATAAAGAAGATCGTTTTATATACAAATTCAGAGTGCGTTATCTATCTTTGGGAGACTGGGGAAGATTCGGTTCAGATACAAAAGAATCCAGATCGGAAACTACGGAAGGTGACAAAGATTATTTAGTAGAATGGAAAATCGGGCTCGGATTTCTGTGGAAGTTCTTTTATGTTTCCGGGGACTTTTTTCTTTCCAGAGGGATCGATAAAACGGGATATCATCCTGCACGATTGGACAGATCGATACCGATTAGCGGAGAAGCTTTTCGGTTTGATTTAGGTTTTTATAATACATTCGGACAAATTTCCGTTTTTGGGCTTTTACCTGACAGAGAGAAACGATCCTCACAAGGTGAAATTTTAGAAATGGGTTTTGTCGGAATGGGATCTTCTCCTGTTTCGAACCCTATCTTGCAACAAGTTTGGGGTTTTTATCCTTCTGCTTGGATTACTGACCGCGGATTAGAAAGAGAAGATACCGATTTTCCAGGTAAAAGACCTGCCAATCTGTTCGGCTGGAAAGCGGAAGGGAAATTTTTCGGAGTATCCCCCGGAGTTCATTTTACCTATATCGGATTTTTGAAAGAAGAGAATTCTTCCTCCGGTCTATGGACAATTTCATTCAGAAATATGCATAATAAATTTCTAAGAGAAGCAGGTGTAAGTATTGTCTGGTCTGCCTTGCAAGACGAATCTGCGAGGATCGAATTAGATATTGGAGGCTTTGAATCGAACGAAACAACAGGGCTTAAACAATGGTACATGCTCTTTCGTATTGGAGGGGTTTGGAAATGA